From Elaeis guineensis isolate ETL-2024a chromosome 16, EG11, whole genome shotgun sequence, a single genomic window includes:
- the LOC105035837 gene encoding F-box protein At2g26160-like — MSHNNWAALPPELQALILGRLEVADYLRFGVVCRSWCSTVAQRPCLPKPQIPWLMLSDSTSDPDTRRFFSRPDRKMYKIHLPEIHGRLCIGSSEGWLITVDELSELHALNPLTGASLALPSVATFFDVAGVVRDSDGRITDYVIGYDNLGEVPHEVEHMRVYYYSKAILDPSSAAVAVIHGEFNDLSFAHAGDESWTTLQPPLPRLFWDIIFRKGLLHAVAITRELVVFDLDAPGSLVVGTWVERPHSQKLKQRGCCFNRRYLVESPDGKDLFQVWRNSRWLPVDGNRSRESILPGNARMTVAFAIFKLDERRNEWSEVKDLGDLALFLGLNHSMALSTREFPELTSSSIYFTDDYRDGHGDASVMDRQVIRDIGVFNLTD, encoded by the coding sequence ATGTCCCACAACAATTGGGCCGCCCTTCCTCCCGAGCTACAGGCTCTCATACTCGGCCGTCTGGAGGTAGCCGACTACCTCCGGTTTGGTGTCGTCTGCCGCTCATGGTGTTCGACCGTGGCCCAGAGGCCTTGCCTGCCGAAGCCACAGATCCCATGGCTGATGCTTTCCGATAGCACGAGCGATCCCGACACCCGCCGCTTCTTCAGCCGCCCGGACCGGAAGATGTACAAAATCCACCTCCCGGAGATCCACGGTCGCTTGTGCATCGGATCCTCCGAGGGGTGGCTGATCACCGTCGACGAGCTCTCGGAGCTGCACGCTCTCAATCCGCTCACCGGGGCATCCTTGGCCCTCCCATCCGTCGCCACGTTCTTCGATGTCGCCGGTGTCGTCCGTGACTCCGACGGCCGCATCACCGACTATGTCATCGGCTATGATAACCTGGGGGAGGTACCGCATGAAGTGGAGCACATGCGCGTGTACTACTATTCGAAGGCAATCCTCGACCCCTCCTCTGCAGCCGTGGCGGTCATCCACGGAGAATTCAACGATCTGTCATTCGCGCACGCTGGGGACGAGTCATGGACGACGCTCCAACCACCACTTCCGCGGCTCTTCTGGGACATCATCTTTCGCAAGGGGCTGCTCCACGCTGTGGCCATCACCAGGGAACTCGTAGTTTTCGATCTCGATGCCCCGGGCTCGCTGGTGGTAGGGACATGGGTAGAACGTCCCCATTCGCAAAAGTTGAAGCAGCGGGGCTGCTGCTTCAATCGAAGGTACCTGGTGGAGTCACCGGACGGTAAGGATCTGTTCCAGGTGTGGAGGAACTCGCGGTGGTTACCGGTGGACGGGAATCGCTCGAGGGAGTCCATCCTTCCCGGCAATGCGAGGATGACTGTAGCATTCGCCATCTTCAAGCTCGACGAGAGACGGAACGAGTGGTCCGAGGTCAAAGACCTGGGTGATCTCGCCCTGTTCCTCGGGCTTAACCACTCGATGGCACTGTCCACACGCGAATTTCCCGAGCTTACGAGCAGCAGCATCTATTTCACTGATGACTATAGAGATGGGCACGGAGATGCGTCCGTAATGGATCGGCAAGTCATCCGTGACATCGGAGTGTTCAATTTGACAGATTGA
- the LOC105035838 gene encoding F-box protein At2g05970-like produces MSWAALLPELPVLILGRLEMADYLRFGSVCRSWCFTVAQRPCPPKPQIPWLMLSDSKRDPDTRCFFSRPDQKMYEIQLPEIHGRLCVGSSEGWLITVDEISELHALNPLTGASLALPSVTTLPNVGGAVRDSDGQITDYVIVCDDLREVPYEVERMRMCYYAKAILHPSSAGSGHTVVVIYGQFNSALAYAGDE; encoded by the coding sequence ATGTCCTGGGCCGCCCTTCTTCCCGAGCTACCGGTCCTCATTCTCGGCCGTCTGGAGATGGCCGACTACCTCCGGTTCGGTTCCGTCTGCCGTTCATGGTGTTTCACAGTGGCCCAGAGGCCTTGCCCGCCGAAGCCACAGATCCCATGGCTGATGCTTTCCGATAGCAAGAGGGATCCCGACACCCGCTGCTTCTTCAGCCGCCCGGACCAGAAGATGTACGAAATCCAACTCCCGGAGATCCACGGTCGCTTGTGCGTCGGATCCTCCGAGGGGTGGCTGATCACCGTCGACGAGATCTCGGAGCTGCACGCTCTCAATCCGCTCACCGGGGCATCCTTGGCCCTCCCATCCGTCACGACGCTCCCTAATGTCGGCGGTGCCGTCCGTGACTCCGACGGCCAAATCACCGACTATGTCATCGTCTGTGATGACCTGCGAGAGGTGCCGTATGAAGTGGAGCGCATGCGCATGTGCTACTATGCCAAGGCAATCCTCCACCCCTCCTCCGCTGGGAGTGGCCACACCGTGGTGGTCATTTACGGACAATTCAATTCTGCATTAGCGTATGCTGGGGACGAGTGA